Below is a window of Xiphophorus maculatus strain JP 163 A chromosome 19, X_maculatus-5.0-male, whole genome shotgun sequence DNA.
ttatttacatgtttgtgCAATAAGCATATGCATGTAATCTAGAGTGAATTGCTATGTTAACTGTATGTGCTTATTCCATATATTAAACATACTGCAACATCTAAAGTCAGAGAACATGTCAACGCAAACAAATGGTTGTCACCCATGTCACATGACAGCCTTTTAATCCCAGGTGCCGATGAGTGAAGGAGACCACTGTCATGTTATCTATGAAGACAGGAATAAATACAGAGAGCAGGTGTGTTCCCTCATGGGTCAGGTTAACAAAAGacaggaaataaaaccaaaagagaaagaaaagaaactagACCAAGAGCAGGTAATACATTTGGTGTGctctcaagaaaaaaaaaatcatgtaagGAACTTGAATCTAAAAGAacctacttttatttattttaaaacaaaaaaaaaacaaaaaaaaacaaacatgtataTTTACTTCTATTCAACTTTCACCAAGCCAATAGCAATGTACTGTAGCtacaaaaaaatagaatttacaAAGAATTTCTCAGTGATTGAGGAGGTAATTTCTTCTacagcataattttttttatcagtagtAAAAACACTCACCTCTAAATGAGTCTTTTGGGAGCCATGCCTCACCCCTGTAACAGGCTCTGGTGAAGAACCTCTGGCTGCTGGCTGCTCTGACAGGATAGGCTTCACACTTTCAGGAAGGTCCAGCTTCTCCACTCCAAGCATTCGCATAGCATTGGCCTTGGCAACTTCAAGGAGTTCCCTTTTGTCTGTGGACCACAATAAAAATAGAGAAGACAGTTATCCACTCAATACTATCCACCACCTgtgcaaaataagaaaaaaataataaaaaagtctaCTCACCACGTAGGCTTAAACTGACAGAACGTCCAGATGACCTGGATCGCGATCGCCCCCTGTAGGTCATGGAAGGAGATCGAGAGTATCTGTATCTCAGCTGACTTGCTGGTCTCCTGTACCTACTCCAGCGTGCAGGAGACCAAGAGCGAGACCTGGACCTATAGCTTCTGCGATGGCGGGAATATCTGTCTGATACCGGGGAGCGTGAGTAGGAGCGGGAATGAGCCCTGTAGTGGCGTAGTGGGGATCGGCTGTGGGAGCGAGAACGTCCCCTATAGCGGCGGGGTGGGGACCGGCTGAAGGAGCGGGAGTGTGCCCTGTAGCGCCTGGGTGGGGACCAGCGGTAGCGGTCGACGCCATAACTGCGGTGGTTATCACATCTACAGCGGGATGAATGTCGGTGGCATCGCGGATAGGATCGGGACCTGGAACGGGACCTGGAGCTAGAGGATGACCCGCTCCTGcaagaagatgaagatgaggaggatgaagacCTGTTGCGTCCGTGGCGGCTTTTACGCCCTCTGTAGTCAGAACCAGTGGAACGGCTGCTGGCAGAGCTGCTAACGGATCGTGAGCGAGATCGGGAGTGTGAAGAGCCTGGGCTCTTCTGGTCGAAGATCACATTGATGCCGTCGCTCTGGCGAGCCTGTGCCATATCAGAGTGCGAGTCAACCTGTGTAGCCATCTCTCAGTTTTTCTGCCGAAGGCtgaaaaaagatggaaattaaaaagttaCTATATGTATGGATGTAAAGCAAACGTAACTTGATTTCATTAAGTTTAGATAGTCTATTATACAAATACCAAAGATATTTGAATAAGTACTGTAGAAATATGGATGACGTAACTAAATTCTACTCAATACTGCCCCCTAGTGACTGCAGTAGCGTTGCGTAACTCCCAACGGCTGACCGGAGAGTTGTGGAAATTTCCAGACTCGCAGGCTAGTTCTTCTAACAATAAATTCTGTGGGCGATTCAGCAACCACCCTTCTGTattaatttcaaagaaaatatctacacaaaacataaaaacaatgctCTATAAGCACTAAGCCCCCAAGAAACGAAAATATAGGCGTGTTGCTGTAGTCTTACCAATTTAAATGTAGCTCGTTGGTCTCCTTATAAAAATGTCGACAGAAAAGGCTGCTATGTAGAAAAAACTTAAACAAGGCGCGAGTGTAGAAGAACAGCTAAAAAGCTATCAAATATATTGTCTTGTTTCCAAAtgctgaaaaaagaacaaaacgtCTCATCCAACGTTGATTCTCCAGTCGTCGTTACTCGAATGACGACGAGGCTGCAGCTACATCTGCTTTTAAGAAGCCTCGGGAAATTTCCATTCGTGTGCTGCCCGGCCGATTCGACGTTTTTGACAAGTTCACTATTAAGACTCTTCTAAGTTATCGGGAGAAGCCCAGTGTTCTCCAAATTCAAGTCGCCATACATCTGCTCaccaagaaatgttttgaagtttgttattttctgtctcaaaATGACTGTGAAGTTgagattgaattaaaaaagaaaatccagtttCGGAACTATCCAAAAGAATCGAATCAGTTTCAACGGCCCGCCGTTCAGTAAAATGGATGAGTACGGGTTACATTTTGCTTATGTAAGTGCACAGCATAATGCGGTTTTAggaaataaatccataaaactTATAGAAGTGGTGAAGATACAATTTCAGCCTTTTTAGCTGCATAGTATACAATAGTTGAGTATATGGTTCATTGTGTAATAACCGTATGGTTAACAAAGCCTATATTATTTGAATTATGTGTTCTAACTAATTAATTTTCTTGCAatcatttttacttatttgggATTACCCCGAAAGTAACACCACTGTGTTAAACGTTTTTAACTGCTACATCTCTATGCTAAATCATTCGTCTGTTGCAGGTCAAAGTACAACTCACTTTGAGAGCTATACTAAACTCATTTCATAACAGATTTACTCCGGTTTGCAGTTAAGTATTAGTTATGAAAAAAGTCAATATAATTTGTTTGCAAAAATTGCGTTGCATCTTAAAATGCAGGTCAGTGTAGAAAAGCTACGAGGTTCTCTGCAGTTCCAGAAGTATCGCTTTGCCAACCCCTTCAACAACACCGCGTCAGTTTACTTTATGTTgcaaaataacatgaaaatatcAGCTAGTTGTTGTCGATGCTTGAATTTTGTGATGCTGGAAATAACAGTTTTATCTCCCAGCTCTGTACTTTGTGACAGATCAGGTTTGTGATGACATGCCAACACAGTGTTATGTTTTATACGTATCTTTGTCCTATTTGGACGTTACATTGGAGAAAATGTAATCATTGTCCTTTCCCCTCAATCGCAGACGTTGCAGGCGATCTCGCGACATTTTATGTAACGTCTCCTGTTTACTTTGAGTAGACGTGGAAAAACAGATTGTCCTGTGTCAACGCCATTTTGTGATggtcatttttagaaaaaaaaagggtattagagataaaaaaaaactgttaaggTAATTTTGTACGACTTCGAAGTTTGATGTAATTATGCgtgttttatgtattaaaaatctATACATTTCTATTGAAAATAGCGTGGGTGAAATGTgggatttgtattttttatttatttatttttgtttacttattaatttattattaataataagtTGGAAAATAAGTTCATAGCTAACAAGTTGTGAGACTAAATTCCTGCTAagaatagctaaaaaaaaaattggtttggAAATTTGATCAAAATTTGGCATCTTTGTCATATTTGTGTAAACATGACAAAGCGAGCGCTCTTGGGAGCAAACTATCTTTGACGCATTTTTCTCCGGTAACCTTGGCAACAAGAATTTGGGCAGTTGGGAGAAAGTAAATGGCTCATGAATACTCGGAATACACTTCTTTCGCCTTTgcaagtatgtgtgtgtgtggaagacACTTTTTTAGACAcgtgttgctgttttttcttgtaTAATAAAATGTAGAGTAGTGTATATTATCTGAGTGTAACATTAAGTTGAATAAGTGTTTTCCATTCTGTCATATTACAGTTAAAAAAAGCTGTTCAATGACTGTCACGTGTTGAGGGTTGATTTGTTTTACTAAAGTTTATATTGGCattcattaaaatacaaaataaatgttttgatcGTGATATTTATAAAATTGCAGTTTATGCcgtttttattgtataatattAAGAGCAGTtacattcagaaaaacaaatataaaatatataaaattgtgACTTTCaccttttaaattattattgttgacaaaacaaaatggcgGAATCAAATGAACTAAATGGTGATTGATTATTTTAAGTATAAATGAACTAAATGCATAACTTATTAATATTATCTGAATTATATGGCCCGTATTTTATGATTATATGCATTgttcatttttggtttattaGAATTACtcagaaagattaaaaatatggGGGGtgattgttttatcattttattttgggtgGTTTGAATTGATAATTTTACCGATGCTTTTACGTTGAGTTTGCAATGCTGTTGTAGAGTGTCTGGGTATGTGTATTTGTCATATATTTAACCTCGCTGCAAGGCAATTTCTTTCCATACGATACAGATACGGCCATActtagtattttattttcaaatattggtTATGGTCTTCAAGGAGCGGTtgccactcacaatatggcggACCGTGTGGTTTCTATGGCGCAACGAACCCGTTGCAGCTTCTACTCTTCTATGTCTACAGCTTTTGGCTACGCACTTGGACTTAACCACCGAGTGAACGCTCGCCAACTTCCTGTTCTGTGTCTCCAGAAACCTGCAAGCAGGCGATAAACTGCTCCAAGATGAACGTTCTCGCTAAGCTGCCATCCTCCTACGGATATGTGATATTAATTTACCTGTACAGCTGGATTATGCTGGGTTATTTGGCAGCAAAGGTTATCGGGGCCCGGAAGAAATACAAAGTGAAGGTACCTTGATTGAGATTGAGAAGTCTCTAAAGTCTTTATGATGCGCCTACAActtgtttgaaaacattttttaatgcaactgcttgtttattttacagtatCCCGCAATGTACAGCGACAAGGAACAAATGTTCAACTGCATCCAGAGAGCCCACCAGAACACATTAGAGGTGTATCCACAGTGGCTCGTTTTCCAAACAATCGCAGCCCTTGTGTACCCggtatttttatcattttatacTTACTTAATCGTTATTTGTTCGTGTATTCATTTCCATGTACATAGAACGACACGCAGCCAATCATCATGCAATTCCTCCGATTGCGAAAGATATGGTGTCACAGTGATGGGCGTGTTTTCTCCAGATGTCattaactaatttatttatttattttatttacattacttATGTGGACTCTGATTTCTATTGTCTGTGTTTTACTAGTTAATTGCATCTGCGTTGGGTGCTATTTGGGTGACCAGTAGGTTCTTCTATGCCTGGGGATACTACACTGGAGGTAAGACCCCCACTTCGGATATGTTATGTACACGGATTTCAACTGATAATACTTGCAAGTCCCCTTTCTACAACATTGCCCCAAATACACCtgccttttttcattttatgagaAGAAGGTGTCGCCTAAGCTAATGCCTTGCAAAATGTGTTGCTCCTCAcctagttttgtttaattatttacataagaTACCACCTAGGCAAAAggttattcataaaaaaaatcagaacatcTGCTAAAGACATGTGGATCTACAGCAGTTGACTCACCATGTTCTTAAGACAAATACTTTTTAGTTTGTCTTATCTTATTGTTctacaatgttttgtttatttctttcttcccAGAACCAGAGAAGAGGATGAATGGCTCCTTTGGCTACATTGGATACTTTGGAGTGATCCTTATGTCCATATACATTTCTTTGCAATTGCTGGGAGTCTTTTAAGGTGGTTTTCAACCCATATAGTTAAAGAGTTTAATGGCTCATTGCTGgcaaacatcagaaataaacttCCATACGTAAGTGCTAGTTTCAGCATATATTTTATAGGTTGGTAATTTGACATTAAGGTTtgttaatattgtttaattaaaaaaaaatacttcatgtAGCCAAGGAttatcagaaaaagaaagagatgacTGGATTTTAGTCTCATAGAGTGTTAGTGGCGAAAGGGCCAAGCAGTGAGGGTTGATGGCTCTATGTGACTTACACATGATGCTTAAGTCACAAATCTTGCTCTGAGGACACAGTTCTTATt
It encodes the following:
- the rsrp1 gene encoding arginine/serine-rich protein 1, which produces MATQVDSHSDMAQARQSDGINVIFDQKSPGSSHSRSRSRSVSSSASSRSTGSDYRGRKSRHGRNRSSSSSSSSSCRSGSSSSSRSRSRSRSYPRCHRHSSRCRCDNHRSYGVDRYRWSPPRRYRAHSRSFSRSPPRRYRGRSRSHSRSPLRHYRAHSRSYSRSPVSDRYSRHRRSYRSRSRSWSPARWSRYRRPASQLRYRYSRSPSMTYRGRSRSRSSGRSVSLSLRDKRELLEVAKANAMRMLGVEKLDLPESVKPILSEQPAARGSSPEPVTGVRHGSQKTHLEDEAEPGVSSPRIEGRKIAFSVNNSVAKPTVVAPSPAKVTPRVDSVESRKPYGHWIPISSGQNSSPNKHP
- the LOC102217223 gene encoding microsomal glutathione S-transferase 3-like yields the protein MNVLAKLPSSYGYVILIYLYSWIMLGYLAAKVIGARKKYKVKYPAMYSDKEQMFNCIQRAHQNTLEVYPQWLVFQTIAALVYPLIASALGAIWVTSRFFYAWGYYTGEPEKRMNGSFGYIGYFGVILMSIYISLQLLGVF